A section of the Pseudomonas flavescens genome encodes:
- a CDS encoding aspartate carbamoyltransferase catalytic subunit — protein sequence MTPIDAKRPLQLNDQGQLRHFLSLDGLPRELLTEILDTADSFLEVGARAVKKVPLLRGKTVCNVFFENSTRTRTTFELAAQRLSADVISLNVSTSSTSKGETLFDTLRNLEAMAADIFVVRHADSGAAHFIAEHVCPNLAIINGGDGRHAHPTQGMLDMLTIRRHKGSFENLSVAIVGDILHSRVARSNMLALKTLGCPDIRVIAPKTLLPVGIEQYGVKVYSDMTEGLKDVDVVIMLRLQRERMTGGLLPSEGEFYRLFGLTEQRLKLAKPDALVMHPGPINRGVEIESAVADGPQSVILNQVTYGIAIRMAVLSMAMSGQNAQRQLNSEEHN from the coding sequence ATGACCCCAATCGATGCCAAGCGCCCGCTGCAACTGAACGACCAAGGCCAGTTGCGCCATTTCCTGTCCCTCGACGGCCTGCCGCGCGAGCTGCTGACGGAAATCCTCGATACCGCCGACTCGTTTCTCGAAGTCGGCGCCCGCGCCGTGAAGAAGGTCCCGCTGCTGCGCGGCAAGACGGTGTGCAACGTGTTCTTCGAGAACTCCACGCGCACCCGCACCACCTTCGAACTGGCTGCCCAGCGCCTGTCGGCCGACGTGATCAGCCTCAACGTGTCGACCAGCTCGACCAGCAAGGGCGAAACGCTGTTCGACACCCTGCGCAACCTGGAAGCCATGGCTGCCGACATCTTCGTGGTGCGCCACGCCGATTCCGGCGCTGCGCACTTCATCGCCGAGCACGTATGCCCCAACCTGGCGATCATCAACGGTGGTGACGGGCGCCATGCGCACCCGACCCAGGGCATGCTCGACATGCTGACCATTCGCCGCCACAAGGGCAGCTTCGAGAATCTTTCGGTGGCCATCGTCGGCGACATCCTGCACTCGCGAGTGGCGCGCTCCAACATGCTGGCGCTGAAAACCCTCGGCTGCCCGGACATCCGCGTGATCGCGCCGAAAACCCTGCTGCCCGTGGGTATCGAGCAATACGGCGTGAAGGTCTACAGCGACATGACCGAAGGCCTCAAGGATGTCGACGTGGTGATCATGTTGCGTCTGCAGCGCGAGCGCATGACAGGCGGCCTGCTGCCCAGCGAGGGCGAGTTCTATCGCCTGTTCGGCCTGACCGAGCAACGCCTCAAACTGGCCAAGCCGGATGCGCTGGTCATGCACCCGGGGCCGATCAACCGCGGGGTGGAGATCGAGTCGGCGGTCGCCGATGGCCCGCAGTCGGTCATTCTCAACCAGGTCACCTACGGCATCGCCATCCGCATGGCCGTGCTGTCCATGGCCATGAGCGGCCAGAACGCGCAACGACAACTCAACTCCGAGGAGCACAACTGA
- the pyrR gene encoding bifunctional pyr operon transcriptional regulator/uracil phosphoribosyltransferase PyrR, protein MSLPNPAELLPQMASSLIAHLNRRQIATPRFIGIRTGGVWVAQALLEQLGRDEPLGILDVSFYRDDFTQNGLHPQVQPSELPFEIEGQHLVLIDDVLMSGRTIRAALNELFDYGRPASVTLVSLLDLDARELPIRPDVVGATLSLAADQRVKLSGPAPFTLELQTLSDQGRPQ, encoded by the coding sequence ATGAGTCTACCCAACCCCGCCGAACTGCTGCCGCAGATGGCATCCTCGCTGATCGCTCACCTCAACCGGCGGCAGATTGCCACGCCGCGTTTCATCGGCATCCGCACCGGTGGCGTATGGGTAGCCCAGGCGTTGCTGGAGCAACTGGGCCGCGACGAGCCACTGGGTATCCTCGACGTTTCCTTTTACCGCGACGATTTCACCCAGAATGGCCTGCACCCTCAGGTACAACCCTCCGAACTGCCGTTCGAGATCGAAGGCCAGCATCTGGTGCTGATCGACGACGTACTGATGAGCGGCCGGACCATCCGTGCGGCCCTCAACGAGCTGTTCGACTACGGCCGCCCCGCCAGCGTGACCCTGGTCAGCCTGCTGGACCTGGATGCCCGCGAACTGCCGATTCGTCCGGACGTGGTCGGCGCGACGCTGTCGCTGGCGGCCGATCAGCGGGTAAAATTGTCCGGCCCCGCCCCCTTCACCCTCGAACTCCAGACGCTTTCCGACCAAGGCCGTCCGCAATGA